A DNA window from Vicinamibacterales bacterium contains the following coding sequences:
- a CDS encoding PEGA domain-containing protein, translating into MVTRFRSLKWAAAAACAVATLALFPSDALAQRRGRPAHPVRGGVVVAAPRAVVGFGYGYYDPFWGPWGWGPSWSLGFGYPFGYPPFGPAFAGAAAGSARLRVSPTSAEVYVDGYLAGVVDDFDGFFQRLDVAPGEHELTFYLDGFQTVTQRVLFQPGRTLDIRYDMQPLAPGETAGPRPVASAPPMRPGEAPPNGPPTMTRGPRNRRGPDPDRELPPPPDQAFGTLAVRIQPPDAALFVDGEEWAAPEGPGPILIDLPAGTHEVEVRRDDRVVYQRTVDVRPGRTLPLNVSVPR; encoded by the coding sequence GTGGTCACTCGTTTCCGTTCCCTGAAGTGGGCAGCGGCCGCCGCGTGTGCCGTCGCGACGCTCGCCCTGTTCCCGTCAGACGCCCTGGCCCAGCGCCGCGGGCGTCCCGCGCACCCCGTCCGTGGGGGCGTCGTCGTCGCCGCGCCGCGCGCCGTCGTCGGCTTCGGCTACGGCTACTACGATCCGTTCTGGGGACCCTGGGGCTGGGGGCCGTCCTGGTCGCTCGGCTTCGGCTATCCCTTCGGGTATCCCCCGTTCGGGCCCGCCTTCGCCGGCGCCGCCGCCGGCTCCGCCCGGCTGCGTGTGTCACCCACCAGCGCCGAGGTCTACGTCGACGGGTACCTGGCCGGCGTCGTCGACGACTTCGACGGGTTCTTCCAGCGGCTCGACGTCGCCCCCGGCGAGCACGAGCTGACGTTCTACCTCGACGGTTTTCAGACCGTCACCCAGCGGGTGCTCTTCCAGCCGGGACGGACGCTCGACATCCGCTACGACATGCAGCCGCTCGCGCCGGGTGAGACGGCGGGACCGCGGCCCGTGGCATCGGCGCCGCCCATGCGCCCCGGGGAGGCGCCGCCGAACGGCCCGCCCACGATGACCCGCGGGCCTCGCAACCGGCGCGGTCCGGATCCGGACCGCGAGCTGCCGCCTCCGCCCGACCAGGCGTTCGGCACCCTGGCCGTCCGCATCCAGCCTCCGGACGCCGCGCTCTTCGTGGACGGCGAGGAGTGGGCGGCGCCCGAAGGGCCCGGCCCGATCCTGATCGACCTTCCGGCCGGCACGCACGAGGTGGAGGTACGGCGTGACGACAGGGTGGTCTACCAGCGCACCGTGGACGTGCGTCCGGGGCGCACGCTTCCGCTGAACGTGAGCGTGCCGCGATGA
- a CDS encoding aldo/keto reductase, producing the protein MQTRTLGTSGLTVSAIGLGCMGMTSSYGRPPDRAAMIDLLRSAVDRGVTFFDTAEVYGPFVNEELVGDALAPVRDRVVIATKFGFRLDPEGKKPWLGLDSRPAQIARVAEASLRRLRTGTIDLFYQHRVDPDVPIEEVAGAVQDLIRQGKVRHFGMSEAGIETIRRAHAVQPVAAVQSEYSLWWREPEAELLPALEALGIGFVPYSPLGRGLLTGAMGAATTFEPTDFRAALPRFSAEARAANQALVDLLQTVATRKHATPAQIGLAWLLARKPWIVPIPGTTKAHRLEENLGASEVDLTIPDLAEIDRAAAAIQVVGARYPEHLDALTGR; encoded by the coding sequence ATGCAGACGCGGACACTCGGCACCAGCGGATTGACGGTCTCGGCGATCGGCCTCGGCTGCATGGGGATGACGTCGTCCTACGGCCGGCCGCCCGACCGCGCGGCCATGATCGACCTGCTGCGATCGGCGGTGGACCGGGGCGTCACGTTCTTCGACACGGCGGAGGTCTACGGGCCGTTCGTGAACGAGGAGCTCGTCGGCGACGCGCTGGCGCCGGTCCGCGACCGGGTCGTCATCGCGACCAAGTTCGGGTTCAGGCTGGACCCGGAGGGCAAGAAGCCGTGGCTCGGGCTCGACAGCCGGCCCGCGCAGATCGCGCGCGTCGCCGAGGCCTCGCTCCGGCGCCTCCGCACCGGGACGATCGACCTCTTCTACCAGCACCGCGTCGACCCGGACGTCCCCATCGAGGAGGTGGCGGGCGCCGTGCAGGACCTGATCCGGCAGGGCAAGGTGCGGCATTTCGGGATGTCCGAGGCCGGCATCGAGACGATCCGCCGGGCCCACGCGGTCCAGCCCGTCGCCGCCGTGCAGAGCGAGTACTCGCTGTGGTGGAGGGAGCCGGAAGCGGAGCTGCTCCCCGCGCTGGAGGCCCTCGGCATCGGCTTCGTGCCGTACAGCCCACTGGGCCGCGGCTTGCTGACGGGCGCGATGGGCGCGGCCACGACCTTCGAGCCGACGGACTTCCGGGCGGCGCTGCCGCGGTTCAGTGCCGAGGCGCGGGCGGCCAATCAGGCGCTCGTGGACCTGCTCCAGACGGTGGCCACGCGCAAGCACGCCACGCCCGCGCAGATCGGCCTGGCCTGGCTCCTGGCCAGGAAGCCGTGGATCGTGCCCATCCCGGGCACGACCAAGGCGCACCGTCTCGAGGAGAACCTCGGGGCCTCGGAGGTGGATCTCACGATCCCGGACCTGGCTGAGATCGATCGCGCGGCCGCCGCCATCCAGGTCGTCGGCGCCCGCTATCCCGAGCATCTGGACGCCCTCACCGGCCGATAG
- a CDS encoding thymidine phosphorylase family protein, producing MSDAAVTARLTARRVGIDTYHENVVYLRRDCPVYRAEGFQALSKVEVSANGFTILAVVNVVDDAHVVGELELGLSEEAFGQLQIAEGAPVRVAHAEPPRSIASVKRKIAGERLSREELTAIVHDIAMRRYSKIELAAFVVATSQVDLDRDEVLFLAEAMVAAGRRLDWREKPVVDKHCIGGIPGNRTSMLVVPIVAAHGMLMPKTSSRAITSPAGTADTMDCLAEVELPFGRLEAIVRQHRGCLAWGGTASLSPADDVLISVSRPLSLDAPGQMVASILSKKVAAGATHLVLDIPFGPTAKVRHMDDAQRLKKLFEYVARSMGLQLDAVLTDGRQPIGRGIGPALEARDVLQVLNNDPDAPADLRVKSLRLAGRVLEFDPDVRGGDGFALARDILDSGRALAKLDAIIDAQGRRAFDWRRPRLGALVHDVTAEADGVVTAIDNLRLARIARLAGAPKAGGAGVDLACKLGDAVVRGQPLYRIYATNPSELEFAREQSHPDTGYEIGAPSAVVPDAHLEF from the coding sequence ATGTCCGACGCCGCCGTGACCGCCCGCCTCACTGCCCGCCGCGTCGGCATCGACACGTATCACGAGAACGTCGTCTACCTGCGCCGGGACTGTCCGGTGTACAGGGCCGAGGGCTTCCAGGCGCTCTCGAAGGTCGAGGTCTCGGCCAACGGGTTCACGATCCTCGCCGTGGTCAACGTCGTGGACGACGCACACGTCGTCGGCGAGCTCGAACTGGGCTTGTCGGAGGAGGCGTTCGGCCAGCTCCAGATCGCCGAAGGCGCGCCGGTGCGCGTGGCGCATGCGGAGCCGCCGCGATCGATCGCGTCGGTGAAGCGGAAGATCGCGGGCGAGCGCCTGTCGCGCGAGGAGCTGACGGCGATCGTCCACGACATCGCGATGCGCCGCTACTCGAAGATCGAGCTCGCCGCCTTCGTGGTCGCGACGAGCCAGGTGGACCTGGACCGCGACGAGGTGCTGTTCCTGGCCGAGGCGATGGTGGCGGCCGGCCGCCGCCTGGACTGGCGCGAGAAGCCCGTCGTCGACAAGCACTGCATCGGCGGCATCCCCGGGAACCGCACCTCGATGCTGGTGGTGCCCATCGTGGCCGCGCACGGCATGCTGATGCCGAAGACGTCGAGCCGCGCCATCACCTCGCCGGCGGGCACGGCCGACACGATGGACTGCCTCGCCGAAGTGGAGCTGCCCTTCGGGCGGCTCGAAGCCATCGTGCGGCAGCACCGCGGGTGCCTGGCCTGGGGCGGCACGGCCTCGCTCTCCCCCGCCGACGACGTGCTGATCTCGGTGTCGCGGCCCCTGTCGCTGGACGCGCCGGGCCAGATGGTGGCGTCCATTCTCTCGAAGAAGGTGGCGGCCGGCGCGACGCACCTCGTCCTCGACATCCCGTTCGGGCCCACCGCCAAGGTACGGCACATGGACGACGCGCAGCGGCTGAAGAAGCTCTTCGAGTACGTGGCGCGCAGCATGGGCCTGCAGCTCGACGCCGTCCTGACCGACGGCCGGCAGCCCATCGGCCGGGGCATCGGCCCCGCGCTCGAGGCCCGCGACGTGCTGCAGGTGCTCAACAACGACCCCGACGCGCCGGCCGACCTGCGCGTGAAGTCGCTGCGGCTCGCGGGCCGCGTGCTGGAGTTCGACCCCGACGTGCGCGGGGGCGACGGCTTCGCGCTCGCACGCGACATCCTCGACTCGGGCCGCGCGCTGGCCAAGCTGGACGCGATCATCGACGCGCAGGGACGGCGGGCCTTCGACTGGCGCCGGCCCCGCCTGGGCGCGCTCGTCCACGACGTCACCGCCGAGGCGGACGGCGTGGTCACGGCGATCGACAACCTGCGGCTGGCCAGGATCGCGCGGCTGGCGGGCGCACCGAAGGCCGGAGGCGCCGGCGTGGACCTGGCGTGCAAGCTCGGCGACGCGGTCGTGCGTGGCCAGCCGTTGTACCGCATCTACGCGACCAACCCGTCCGAGCTCGAGTTCGCACGCGAGCAGTCGCATCCAGACACCGGGTACGAGATCGGCGCGCCGTCGGCCGTGGTGCCCGACGCCCACCTCGAGTTCTGA
- a CDS encoding ribose-phosphate diphosphokinase, which yields MLIAFDDERSAARRLAAAAGLPARRAIVHRFPDGEVKLTLPARVPRRVVLLRSLHQPNEKLVELLFAARAARELGARHVTLVAPYLAYMRQDRAFAPGEAVSQRHAGWFLDALFDRVVTVDPHLHRVASLKDVLPNAEAVALSAAPLIGQHLRRRAAGALLVGPDEESAQWVRSAAAAAGLDWAVARKARRGDRRVVVTLPDVPIEGRTVVLVDDMISTGRTLADAARKLLAAGASRVHVAATHALFADGAAQALSAAGVGTVWTTDAVPHPSNAVRLAPLLAGAIAASAAR from the coding sequence GTGCTGATCGCCTTCGACGACGAGCGGAGCGCGGCCCGGCGCCTGGCGGCGGCCGCGGGGCTCCCGGCCCGACGGGCGATCGTCCACCGGTTCCCCGATGGCGAGGTGAAGCTGACGCTGCCCGCCCGGGTGCCGCGGCGCGTGGTCCTCCTGCGCTCGCTGCACCAGCCGAACGAGAAGCTGGTGGAGCTGCTGTTCGCGGCGCGGGCGGCCCGCGAGCTCGGCGCCCGCCACGTCACGCTCGTGGCGCCCTACCTGGCGTACATGCGGCAGGATCGGGCGTTCGCGCCTGGCGAAGCCGTCAGCCAGCGCCACGCGGGCTGGTTCCTGGACGCGCTCTTCGATCGGGTCGTCACCGTGGATCCGCACCTGCACCGCGTCGCGTCCCTGAAGGACGTGCTGCCGAACGCGGAGGCCGTCGCCCTGTCGGCGGCGCCGCTCATCGGGCAGCACCTGCGGCGGCGGGCCGCCGGGGCGCTGCTCGTGGGCCCCGACGAGGAGTCGGCCCAGTGGGTGCGAAGCGCCGCCGCGGCGGCCGGCCTCGACTGGGCCGTGGCACGGAAGGCGCGACGCGGAGATCGCCGCGTGGTCGTCACGTTGCCGGACGTGCCGATCGAGGGACGCACCGTCGTGCTCGTGGACGACATGATCAGCACGGGACGGACGCTGGCGGATGCGGCGCGGAAGCTGCTCGCCGCCGGCGCCTCGCGGGTGCACGTGGCGGCCACCCACGCGCTGTTCGCGGATGGCGCGGCGCAGGCGCTGAGCGCCGCCGGCGTTGGCACGGTGTGGACCACCGACGCCGTCCCGCACCCGAGCAACGCCGTCCGCCTCGCGCCGCTCCTGGCGGGGGCGATCGCCGCGTCCGCGGCCCGCTGA
- a CDS encoding VOC family protein, with amino-acid sequence MANPAGSFIWYELMTGDPDAAKTFYDAVVGWSIAPAPAPNAGGMDYRMIGRSDGRSAGGVLRISDDMRADGARPMWAPYLFAPDTDAAVAAIAAEGGKVLMPATTVDGAGRLAMVADPQGVLIYVMTPAPPPGQSDATSDVFSPAAEQRVGWNELASPDLAGSKAFYAKHFGFEFNESMNMGPMGDYCFIDHHGQRLGAIMQRQSEQQPAAWLLYFRVPALAAAKAAIVAGGGTVLVGPMQVPNGEWILLAMDPEGAGFGLLSARAE; translated from the coding sequence ATGGCCAATCCCGCAGGCAGCTTCATCTGGTACGAGTTGATGACCGGCGACCCCGACGCCGCGAAGACCTTCTACGACGCCGTCGTCGGCTGGAGCATTGCCCCGGCGCCCGCGCCGAACGCGGGCGGCATGGACTACCGGATGATCGGCCGCTCGGACGGGCGGTCCGCAGGCGGGGTCCTGCGGATCAGCGACGACATGCGGGCAGACGGCGCCCGCCCGATGTGGGCGCCGTACCTGTTCGCGCCCGACACGGACGCCGCCGTGGCCGCCATCGCGGCCGAGGGCGGAAAGGTGCTGATGCCGGCCACCACGGTCGACGGCGCCGGCCGCCTGGCGATGGTGGCCGACCCGCAGGGCGTGCTCATCTACGTGATGACGCCGGCGCCGCCGCCCGGCCAGTCCGACGCCACGAGCGACGTGTTCTCGCCGGCCGCCGAGCAGCGCGTGGGCTGGAACGAGCTGGCGAGCCCCGACCTGGCGGGCTCGAAGGCCTTCTATGCGAAGCACTTCGGCTTCGAGTTCAACGAGTCGATGAACATGGGGCCGATGGGGGACTACTGCTTCATCGACCACCACGGCCAGCGCCTGGGCGCCATCATGCAGCGCCAGAGTGAGCAGCAGCCGGCCGCCTGGCTCCTCTACTTCCGCGTGCCGGCCCTGGCCGCGGCGAAGGCCGCGATCGTGGCGGGCGGCGGCACCGTGCTCGTGGGCCCCATGCAGGTGCCGAATGGCGAGTGGATCCTGCTGGCCATGGATCCGGAGGGCGCGGGCTTCGGCCTCCTGAGCGCGAGGGCCGAATAG
- a CDS encoding ATP-binding protein, with protein MSDGSDNGYAGLSEGAAQRALALAVALGGVVVLAGWAFELPWARSLVPGWRTTVPSTALAFTMLGLAIATWDTRRAPMAVAAGVALAAAAATLALATLQEYAMGSRSGLEGWGGLWTFDGSPYAGRMSPMAATIVLSLSMAVAAAVAPGRRFHGLASVTAGSALFLSWLAVLALAVDAERLADSPRFPGLGVPTIVFTAVTAAAVLGLTTASRTGDASDAGRPQWPVWALAAVFVAPPVLRGLHTILDRSGLVDPQLLTAAVAFCFALIVSLTIRSYVGRLSAAQRAHVMARTELEDRVLERTRSLTTSNHDLLRHQDALRQADRRKDEFLAQLAHELRNPLAPIRTATHIIGSDKSTPEHQRRAGAIIERQVAVMRRLIDDLLDVNRLTAGRMQLRTTRVALAEVIDLAVATVGPGCDEAGHELTVSLPDAPVHVEADAARLAQALGNLLHNACKFTPPHGHIRLTVRRPDPSMAEIVVEDDGMGIEPAFLPHLFEKFTQARPGLGRAPGGLGLGLSLVHGIVTLHGGTVSAASGGPGTGSRFVVSLPTSAAASDVVPTPAPAPVVRRRRVVVVDDNEDNANALTALLGLEGHEAYAAYGGTQALALADRIKPDLMLIDVGMPDLDGLEVCRLVRRTPWGQEVTLVAQTGFGQPRDLARARDAGFDWHLTKPIDIDQLRRLLSQPDAADAPDGGETVGVPVRIGPNREATRLR; from the coding sequence GTGAGTGACGGCTCCGACAACGGCTACGCCGGTCTGTCCGAGGGGGCCGCCCAACGCGCCTTGGCTCTGGCCGTCGCGCTCGGGGGAGTCGTGGTCCTCGCGGGTTGGGCGTTCGAGCTGCCCTGGGCCCGGAGCCTGGTCCCGGGCTGGCGGACCACTGTGCCTTCCACGGCGCTGGCGTTCACGATGCTCGGCCTGGCCATCGCGACGTGGGACACCCGCCGGGCCCCGATGGCCGTCGCGGCGGGCGTGGCCCTGGCGGCAGCGGCGGCAACCCTCGCCCTGGCGACCCTCCAGGAGTACGCCATGGGCAGCCGCTCGGGCCTGGAGGGCTGGGGCGGTCTGTGGACCTTCGACGGCTCGCCCTACGCGGGCCGGATGTCGCCCATGGCCGCCACGATCGTGCTGTCGCTGTCGATGGCGGTCGCGGCGGCGGTCGCACCGGGGCGGCGTTTCCACGGACTGGCGAGCGTGACGGCCGGGTCGGCCCTCTTCCTGTCGTGGCTGGCGGTCCTGGCCCTGGCCGTGGACGCGGAGCGCCTGGCCGACTCGCCCAGGTTCCCTGGGCTCGGCGTGCCCACCATCGTGTTCACGGCAGTGACCGCGGCAGCCGTGCTCGGCCTGACGACGGCGAGTCGCACGGGCGACGCCAGCGACGCGGGCCGCCCCCAGTGGCCCGTCTGGGCGCTGGCGGCCGTCTTCGTCGCACCGCCGGTGCTGCGCGGGCTGCACACAATCCTGGATCGGTCGGGACTCGTCGATCCTCAGCTCCTGACCGCCGCCGTGGCCTTTTGCTTCGCGCTGATCGTCAGCCTGACGATCCGCAGCTACGTCGGACGGCTGTCGGCCGCGCAGCGCGCCCACGTCATGGCGCGCACCGAGCTCGAGGACCGCGTGCTGGAGCGCACCCGGTCGCTGACCACGTCGAACCACGACCTGCTCCGGCACCAGGACGCCCTGCGCCAGGCGGACCGCCGAAAGGACGAGTTCCTGGCCCAGCTCGCGCACGAGCTCCGCAACCCCCTGGCGCCGATCCGGACGGCGACCCACATCATCGGGTCCGACAAGTCCACGCCCGAGCACCAGCGCCGCGCGGGCGCCATCATCGAGCGCCAGGTGGCGGTGATGCGCCGCCTCATCGACGACCTGCTCGACGTGAACCGCCTCACGGCGGGGCGGATGCAGCTGCGCACCACGCGCGTCGCCCTGGCCGAGGTGATCGATCTGGCGGTCGCCACCGTGGGTCCCGGCTGCGACGAGGCCGGCCACGAGCTGACCGTGTCGCTGCCGGATGCGCCCGTCCACGTCGAGGCCGACGCGGCCAGGCTGGCGCAGGCCCTCGGCAATCTCCTGCACAACGCCTGCAAGTTCACCCCGCCGCACGGGCACATCCGGCTCACCGTCCGGCGGCCCGATCCTTCGATGGCCGAGATCGTCGTGGAAGACGACGGCATGGGCATCGAACCGGCGTTCCTGCCGCACCTCTTCGAGAAGTTCACGCAGGCCAGGCCCGGCCTGGGCCGCGCGCCGGGCGGGCTCGGGCTCGGGCTGTCGCTCGTGCACGGCATCGTCACGCTGCACGGAGGCACGGTGTCGGCCGCCAGCGGCGGCCCGGGCACCGGCAGCCGCTTCGTCGTGTCCCTGCCGACGTCGGCGGCGGCGAGCGACGTCGTCCCGACGCCGGCGCCGGCGCCCGTCGTCCGCCGGCGGCGCGTGGTGGTGGTGGACGACAACGAAGACAACGCCAACGCCCTGACGGCACTCCTCGGCCTGGAGGGCCACGAGGCGTACGCCGCCTACGGGGGCACGCAGGCACTCGCGCTCGCGGACCGGATCAAGCCCGATCTGATGCTCATCGACGTCGGGATGCCGGACCTGGACGGCCTCGAGGTGTGCCGCCTGGTGCGGCGCACGCCCTGGGGCCAGGAGGTGACGCTGGTCGCGCAGACCGGTTTCGGGCAGCCGCGCGATCTCGCCCGGGCGCGCGACGCGGGCTTCGACTGGCACCTCACCAAGCCGATCGACATCGACCAGCTGCGGCGGCTGCTGAGCCAGCCGGACGCCGCGGACGCGCCGGACGGCGGCGAGACCGTCGGCGTGCCGGTGCGGATCGGCCCGAACCGCGAAGCCACGCGCCTGCGCTGA
- a CDS encoding AI-2E family transporter — protein sequence MARERESAGETAREGRRPRGRPSAASSPARAASAAAARSTSTTATWISVLGTLAVVATLALAREFLVPIALAALLTFVMSPPVAWLERRIGRVPAVLGAVAVVFALLVGAGWVLLRQLDGVAKELPRYRTTLVTRLAQLQTASRGGTVGELQKTIDTVQHDLGRAADKSRASRVVVAEPAVDHSPFGMLGPVMGLAASAGLVVALVIFMLLERRDLRDRIVELAGRGHVALATRALDEAGSRVARQLLMQMLVNAIYGLVAGLGLWWLDVPYPVVWGALGAVLRLVPYVGPLIGAAAPILIAVAASDGWRNPVQVAALMLALELFTNLVLETVLYAGAAGVSQVGLLVAATFWTWLWGPVGLVMAIPLTVCLVVIGKHVRGLEYLATLMSDTPALSPSHAFYQRLLARDLGEASDLVGAHVAAHPPRSVYDALIVPALTYAEMDRLEGKIDADAQAALVTAAREMMADAARRIREADAGVPTAPPEPTTRMLGYGMNDRLDDLALDAFTRMVDDLPVAIDCRSTLLASEVPEWAVEQAIDVVCIADLPPSPAARSRQLVRRLRRRSADLVIVVGRWGSQPGDDDAASLLDAGASHVGVTLDETRAFLCDRVLPRPAPAASSVQDAPWPGELLAGAAPPLEP from the coding sequence ATGGCGCGCGAGCGAGAGTCCGCCGGCGAGACCGCCCGCGAGGGGCGCCGTCCCCGCGGCCGTCCGTCCGCCGCGTCCTCGCCGGCCCGCGCGGCCTCCGCCGCGGCGGCCCGCAGCACGAGCACGACCGCCACGTGGATCTCGGTGCTCGGCACCCTGGCGGTCGTCGCGACGCTGGCGCTGGCGCGCGAGTTCCTCGTGCCCATCGCGCTGGCGGCCCTCCTCACGTTCGTGATGTCGCCGCCGGTGGCCTGGCTCGAGCGCCGCATCGGCCGCGTGCCGGCGGTGCTCGGCGCCGTGGCCGTGGTGTTCGCACTGCTCGTCGGCGCCGGGTGGGTGCTGCTGCGGCAGCTCGACGGCGTCGCCAAGGAGCTCCCCCGGTATCGCACGACGCTCGTCACCAGGCTCGCGCAACTGCAGACGGCGAGCCGCGGGGGCACGGTGGGCGAGCTGCAGAAGACCATCGACACGGTGCAGCACGACCTGGGCCGCGCCGCCGACAAGAGCCGCGCGAGCAGGGTCGTGGTGGCCGAGCCGGCCGTGGACCATTCGCCGTTCGGCATGCTGGGCCCGGTGATGGGACTGGCGGCGTCCGCAGGCCTCGTCGTCGCGCTCGTGATCTTCATGCTGCTCGAGCGGCGCGATCTGCGCGACCGGATCGTGGAGCTGGCGGGCCGTGGCCACGTGGCGCTGGCGACGCGCGCGCTCGACGAGGCCGGATCACGCGTGGCCCGGCAGCTGCTGATGCAGATGCTCGTCAACGCGATCTACGGCCTCGTGGCGGGCCTGGGGCTCTGGTGGCTCGACGTGCCCTATCCGGTGGTCTGGGGCGCGCTCGGCGCCGTCCTCCGCTTGGTGCCCTACGTGGGCCCCCTCATCGGCGCGGCCGCACCCATCCTCATCGCCGTGGCCGCCAGCGACGGCTGGCGGAACCCGGTGCAGGTGGCGGCGCTGATGCTGGCGCTCGAGCTCTTCACGAATCTGGTGCTCGAGACGGTGCTGTACGCCGGCGCGGCCGGGGTGTCGCAGGTGGGCCTGCTCGTGGCGGCGACGTTCTGGACCTGGCTGTGGGGACCGGTGGGACTGGTGATGGCGATCCCGCTCACGGTGTGCCTCGTCGTCATCGGCAAGCACGTCCGCGGGCTCGAGTACCTCGCCACCCTCATGTCCGACACGCCGGCGCTGTCGCCTTCGCACGCCTTCTACCAGCGGCTGCTCGCGCGCGATCTGGGCGAGGCCTCGGACCTGGTCGGGGCGCACGTGGCCGCGCACCCGCCGCGTTCCGTCTACGACGCCCTCATCGTGCCCGCCCTCACGTACGCGGAGATGGATCGTCTGGAGGGCAAGATCGACGCCGACGCGCAGGCCGCGCTCGTCACGGCGGCGCGCGAGATGATGGCCGACGCCGCCCGGCGCATCCGCGAGGCCGACGCCGGCGTCCCGACGGCGCCTCCGGAGCCCACGACCCGGATGCTCGGGTACGGCATGAACGACCGGCTCGACGATCTGGCGCTCGACGCGTTCACGCGGATGGTGGACGACCTCCCCGTCGCCATCGACTGCCGCTCCACGCTGCTGGCGTCGGAGGTGCCCGAGTGGGCGGTGGAGCAGGCCATCGACGTGGTCTGCATCGCGGACCTGCCGCCGTCGCCGGCCGCCCGCTCGCGACAGCTCGTGCGGCGCCTCCGGCGGCGCTCGGCCGATCTCGTCATCGTCGTCGGCCGGTGGGGCAGCCAGCCCGGGGACGACGACGCCGCGTCGCTGCTCGACGCCGGCGCCAGCCACGTCGGCGTGACGCTGGACGAGACGCGCGCGTTCCTCTGCGACCGGGTGCTGCCGCGACCGGCGCCCGCGGCGTCTTCCGTCCAGGATGCGCCCTGGCCCGGCGAGCTCCTGGCCGGCGCTGCCCCGCCGCTCGAGCCGTAG